Proteins from a genomic interval of Pantoea deleyi:
- the ansA gene encoding asparaginase, whose protein sequence is MQKKNIYVAYTGGTIGMQRSAQGYIPVSGHLQEQLANMPEFHRPEMPDFTIHEYQPLIDSSDMTPQDWQSIAEDIRQNYDRYDGFVILHGTDTMAFTASALSFMLENLAKPVIVTGSQIPLAELRSDGQQNLLNSLYVAANYPINEVSLFFNNTLYRGNRTTKAHADGFNAFASPNLSALLEAGIHIRRLNTPPAPAGQGALKVHTITPQPIGVVTIYPGISADVVRNFLRQPVKALILRSYGVGNAPQNKEFLAELHQASERGIVVVNLTQCISGKVNMGGYATGNALEHAGVISGFDLTVEAALTKLHFLLSQDLSADQIRAKMQQNLRGELTED, encoded by the coding sequence ATGCAAAAGAAAAACATCTACGTAGCCTACACGGGCGGGACCATCGGTATGCAGCGTTCGGCGCAGGGCTATATTCCGGTTTCCGGTCACCTGCAGGAGCAACTGGCAAACATGCCGGAGTTCCATCGCCCCGAGATGCCTGATTTCACCATTCATGAATATCAGCCGCTGATCGACTCCTCCGATATGACGCCGCAGGACTGGCAGTCTATCGCCGAAGATATCCGGCAGAACTACGATCGCTATGATGGTTTTGTGATCCTGCACGGCACGGACACCATGGCGTTCACCGCCTCGGCGCTCTCCTTCATGCTGGAGAATCTGGCCAAACCGGTGATCGTGACCGGCTCGCAGATCCCGCTGGCGGAGCTGCGCTCAGACGGTCAGCAGAATCTGCTGAACTCGCTCTATGTCGCCGCCAATTATCCGATTAACGAAGTGTCGCTGTTCTTCAACAACACGCTCTATCGCGGTAACCGGACCACAAAAGCGCATGCCGACGGCTTCAACGCCTTTGCCTCGCCGAACCTCTCCGCGCTGCTGGAAGCGGGCATTCATATTCGCCGCCTCAATACGCCGCCCGCCCCTGCCGGCCAGGGCGCGCTGAAAGTGCACACCATCACGCCACAGCCCATCGGCGTGGTGACCATCTATCCGGGGATCTCCGCAGATGTCGTGCGTAACTTCCTGCGCCAGCCCGTCAAAGCGCTGATCCTGCGCTCATACGGCGTCGGCAATGCGCCACAGAACAAAGAGTTTCTGGCGGAGCTTCATCAGGCCAGCGAGCGTGGCATCGTGGTGGTCAACCTGACCCAGTGTATCTCTGGCAAAGTGAACATGGGTGGATATGCCACCGGCAATGCGCTGGAACATGCCGGGGTGATCAGCGGATTTGACCTGACGGTGGAAGCCGCGCTGACCAAGCTACACTTCTTACTGAGTCAGGATCTCTCTGCCGATCAAATTCGCGCGAAGATGCAGCAGAACCTGCGCGGCGAACTGACTGAAGACTGA
- the sppA gene encoding signal peptide peptidase SppA, protein MRTLWRIIAGLFRWSWRVLNFIREFILNIFLIFLIVIGVGIWLQVSGSGGSSAPIQQGALKVDLSGVLVDKPSVSNRLSKIGRQLLGASSDRLQENSLFDVVDAIRQAKDDSNIKGMVLDLREFAGGDQPSLQYVGKALREFRDSGKPIYALGDSYSQAQYYLASYATRIYLSPQGTVDLHGFATNGLYYKTLLEKLKVTSHVFRVGTYKSAVEPFLRDDMSPAARDADSRWIGQLWQNYLNTVAANRQITPEQLFPGAAAIIAGLNAVKGDTAQYALDNKLVDVLGSRAAADQALIKTFGLDKQSNDYRSVSIYDYPVKQAATQQDGNIAVIMASGAIMDGEETPGNVGGDTTAAQIRDARLDPKIKAIILRVNSPGGSVTASEAIREELAAAQAAGKPIVVSMGGMAASGGYWISTPASYIVANPSTLTGSIGIFGVINTLENSLDSIGVHTDGVATSPLADVSTTKALPPEVQQLMQLTIENGYRNFVGLVAKSRHKTPEQIDAIAQGHVWTGSDAKANGLVDALGDFDDAVKKAGELAKVSKPQLSWYQDDPSFLDMMLGQMNASVQAMLPATLKAWLPAPMLDVMSAMKAQPGLSDHLNDPQNRYAFCLNCGEVR, encoded by the coding sequence ATGCGCACATTGTGGCGAATAATTGCAGGTCTGTTCCGCTGGAGCTGGCGGGTACTGAATTTTATCAGGGAATTTATTCTGAATATTTTCCTGATCTTTTTGATTGTGATAGGTGTCGGGATCTGGCTGCAGGTCAGCGGCTCCGGCGGCAGTTCAGCGCCGATTCAGCAGGGCGCGCTGAAGGTGGATCTCAGCGGTGTGCTGGTCGATAAACCCTCGGTCAGCAACCGCCTGAGTAAAATCGGTCGTCAGCTGCTGGGGGCCAGCAGTGATCGTCTGCAGGAAAATTCACTGTTTGATGTGGTTGATGCGATCCGTCAGGCCAAAGATGACAGCAACATCAAAGGCATGGTGCTCGACCTGCGTGAGTTTGCCGGTGGCGATCAGCCTTCACTGCAATATGTCGGCAAGGCGCTGCGTGAATTCCGCGACAGCGGCAAGCCGATTTATGCCCTGGGCGACAGCTACAGCCAGGCGCAGTACTATCTGGCCAGCTACGCTACCCGCATCTATCTGTCGCCGCAGGGCACGGTCGATCTGCACGGTTTCGCCACCAACGGTCTCTACTACAAAACGCTGCTGGAGAAGCTGAAAGTCACCTCGCACGTCTTCCGCGTCGGAACCTACAAGTCGGCGGTCGAGCCTTTCCTGCGTGACGATATGTCTCCGGCTGCACGGGATGCTGACAGCCGCTGGATCGGTCAGCTCTGGCAGAACTACCTGAATACGGTCGCGGCTAACCGCCAGATTACGCCCGAGCAGCTCTTCCCGGGCGCGGCGGCGATCATTGCCGGACTGAACGCGGTTAAGGGCGATACGGCGCAGTACGCGCTGGACAATAAGCTGGTCGATGTGCTGGGGTCGCGTGCAGCGGCCGATCAGGCGCTCATCAAGACCTTTGGTCTGGATAAGCAGAGCAACGACTATCGCAGCGTCAGCATCTATGACTATCCGGTGAAACAGGCCGCCACGCAGCAGGATGGCAATATCGCGGTGATCATGGCCAGCGGCGCCATCATGGATGGCGAAGAGACGCCGGGCAACGTCGGTGGCGACACCACGGCGGCGCAGATCCGCGATGCGCGCCTCGATCCGAAGATCAAGGCGATCATCCTGCGGGTTAACAGCCCGGGCGGCAGCGTCACCGCGTCGGAAGCCATTCGTGAGGAGCTGGCGGCGGCGCAGGCAGCCGGTAAACCTATCGTGGTCTCGATGGGCGGAATGGCCGCTTCCGGCGGCTACTGGATCTCAACGCCAGCCAGCTACATCGTGGCGAACCCCAGCACGCTGACCGGTTCGATTGGTATCTTTGGCGTGATCAACACGCTGGAGAACAGCCTGGACAGCATCGGTGTTCACACCGATGGCGTAGCGACCTCGCCGCTGGCAGATGTCTCCACCACCAAAGCTCTGCCGCCGGAAGTTCAGCAGCTGATGCAGCTGACCATCGAAAACGGCTATCGTAACTTTGTCGGCCTGGTCGCGAAATCGCGTCACAAAACGCCTGAGCAGATTGATGCGATTGCCCAGGGCCACGTCTGGACCGGCAGCGATGCCAAAGCCAACGGTCTGGTCGATGCGCTGGGTGACTTCGACGATGCCGTGAAGAAAGCGGGCGAGCTGGCGAAGGTGAGCAAGCCGCAGCTGAGCTGGTATCAGGATGACCCGAGCTTCCTGGATATGATGCTGGGCCAGATGAACGCCTCTGTGCAGGCCATGCTGCCGGCGACGCTGAAAGCCTGGCTGCCGGCACCGATGCTGGATGTCATGAGCGCGATGAAAGCGCAGCCGGGTCTGTCTGACCATCTGAACGATCCACAGAACCGTTACGCCTTCTGCCTGAACTGCGGCGAAGTGCGATAA
- a CDS encoding NAD(P)H nitroreductase has product MDALELLVNRRSASRLTEPAPAGDALENILRAGMRAPDHGTLQPWRFIIVEGEGRDRMSQLLEQAARDQQLDEKGINKASQAPFRAPMIITVVAHCEAHHKVPRWEQIASASCAVMAMQMAAVAQGFNGIWRSGVWTDDERVRQGFGCREQDAIVGFLYLGTPQLKSSTTVLPPDTAPFVRYF; this is encoded by the coding sequence ATGGACGCACTGGAGTTACTGGTCAACCGACGTTCGGCTTCACGCCTGACGGAACCGGCCCCGGCGGGCGACGCACTGGAAAATATTCTGCGTGCGGGCATGCGCGCCCCGGACCACGGCACGCTGCAACCCTGGCGTTTTATTATTGTAGAAGGTGAAGGGCGCGACCGGATGAGCCAGCTGCTGGAGCAGGCCGCACGCGATCAACAGCTGGATGAGAAGGGGATTAACAAGGCGAGTCAGGCACCGTTCCGTGCGCCAATGATTATTACGGTCGTGGCCCATTGCGAAGCGCACCACAAAGTGCCGCGCTGGGAACAGATCGCCTCGGCCAGCTGTGCCGTCATGGCCATGCAGATGGCGGCGGTCGCGCAGGGCTTTAACGGCATCTGGCGCAGCGGTGTCTGGACCGACGACGAGCGGGTACGGCAGGGGTTCGGCTGCCGCGAGCAGGATGCCATCGTCGGCTTCCTCTATCTTGGCACTCCGCAGCTGAAATCCAGCACCACGGTCCTGCCGCCCGATACCGCGCCGTTTGTGCGCTACTTCTGA
- a CDS encoding DNA topoisomerase III → MRLFIAEKPSLGRAIADVLPKPHRRGEGFIACGNDQIVTWCVGHLLEQAQPDTYDSRYARWSLADLPIIPEKWRLQPRPSVAKQLKVVEGLLAQATEVVHAGDPDREGQLLVDEVLDYLNLSAEKRSKVQRCLINDLNPQAVDRAVNRLRENREFIPLCVSALARARADWLYGINMTRAWTLLGRNAGYDGVLSVGRVQTPVLGLVVRRDEEIENFVPKDYFEVKAHIVTPEGARFVASWIPSDACEPWQDEEGRLLKRALADHVVARITGQPAIVSAYSDKRENEVAPLPFSLSSLQIEAAKRYGLSAQTVLDTCQRLYETHKLITYPRSDSRYLPEEHFAGRHAVLKAIQSPQSALTPPADFDADRRNRCWDDKKVDAHHAIIPTARSGAVTLTENEQHIYELVARQYLMQFCPDAVFRKCVIDLDIAGGKFVAKARFLAEAGWRALLGNKERDEENDGMPLPVVTKGDELLCERGEVVAKQTQPPRPFTDATILSAMTGIARFVQDKELKKVLRATDGLGTEATRAGIIELLFRRSFLVKKGRYIHSTEAGRALIHSLPDLAARPDMTAQWESTLTRISEKACRYDDFMQPLVQTLTGLIQQARQQPAAHAFRGLPSTGQKRPVRKTRRKVKETE, encoded by the coding sequence ATGCGTTTGTTTATTGCGGAAAAACCGAGCCTTGGGCGTGCTATCGCAGATGTGCTGCCGAAACCGCACCGACGCGGTGAGGGCTTTATTGCCTGCGGTAACGATCAGATTGTCACCTGGTGTGTAGGGCACCTTCTGGAGCAGGCGCAGCCTGACACTTATGACAGCCGCTATGCGCGCTGGTCGCTGGCCGACCTGCCGATCATCCCGGAGAAATGGCGATTGCAGCCGCGTCCCTCGGTGGCGAAACAGCTGAAAGTGGTGGAAGGGTTGCTGGCGCAGGCCACGGAAGTGGTGCATGCCGGTGACCCGGATCGGGAAGGGCAGTTGCTGGTGGATGAGGTGCTCGACTACCTGAATCTGTCGGCTGAAAAGCGCAGTAAGGTGCAGCGCTGTCTGATCAACGACCTTAACCCGCAGGCGGTGGACCGGGCCGTTAACCGGCTGCGTGAAAACCGCGAGTTCATTCCGCTCTGCGTCTCTGCACTGGCGCGTGCCCGTGCAGACTGGCTCTATGGCATTAACATGACCCGCGCCTGGACGCTGCTGGGCCGCAACGCGGGCTATGACGGCGTGCTGTCAGTGGGCCGGGTTCAGACGCCGGTGCTGGGGCTGGTGGTGCGACGCGATGAAGAGATCGAGAACTTCGTTCCCAAAGATTACTTCGAAGTGAAAGCGCATATCGTGACGCCGGAGGGCGCCCGGTTTGTCGCCAGCTGGATCCCCAGCGACGCCTGTGAACCCTGGCAGGATGAAGAGGGCCGACTGCTGAAACGCGCGCTGGCCGATCATGTGGTGGCGCGCATCACCGGCCAGCCTGCGATCGTCTCTGCCTACAGCGATAAGCGGGAAAATGAGGTGGCGCCGCTGCCATTCTCGCTGTCCAGCCTGCAGATTGAGGCGGCAAAACGCTACGGACTGAGCGCGCAGACGGTGCTGGATACCTGTCAGCGCCTGTATGAAACCCACAAACTGATCACCTATCCGCGTTCGGACAGCCGCTATCTGCCGGAAGAGCATTTTGCCGGGCGTCATGCGGTGTTAAAGGCAATTCAGTCGCCCCAGTCCGCCCTGACGCCACCGGCCGATTTCGATGCCGATCGCCGGAACCGCTGCTGGGATGATAAGAAGGTGGATGCTCACCACGCCATTATTCCGACCGCCCGATCCGGTGCGGTGACGCTCACCGAAAACGAACAGCACATCTATGAGCTGGTGGCGCGGCAGTATCTGATGCAGTTCTGCCCGGATGCGGTGTTCCGCAAATGTGTCATCGATCTTGATATCGCGGGCGGAAAATTCGTGGCGAAAGCGCGTTTTCTTGCGGAGGCGGGCTGGCGCGCGCTGCTGGGCAACAAAGAGCGGGATGAGGAGAACGATGGGATGCCGCTGCCGGTGGTGACCAAAGGGGATGAACTGCTGTGCGAACGGGGTGAAGTAGTGGCGAAGCAGACTCAGCCGCCGCGGCCGTTTACCGACGCCACCATTCTCTCTGCGATGACCGGCATCGCGCGTTTCGTTCAGGATAAAGAATTAAAGAAAGTGCTGCGTGCGACCGATGGTTTAGGAACGGAAGCCACGCGCGCGGGGATCATCGAACTCCTGTTTCGTCGTAGCTTCCTGGTGAAAAAGGGGCGTTATATCCACTCAACTGAGGCCGGACGCGCCCTGATTCACTCCCTGCCCGATCTGGCAGCGCGCCCCGATATGACGGCGCAGTGGGAATCGACACTGACGCGCATCAGTGAAAAGGCGTGCCGCTATGATGATTTTATGCAGCCGCTGGTTCAGACCCTGACCGGCCTGATTCAGCAGGCGCGGCAGCAGCCTGCGGCGCATGCATTTCGGGGATTACCGTCCACCGGACAGAAACGTCCGGTGCGCAAAACCAGGCGTAAAGTAAAGGAGACGGAATGA
- a CDS encoding YnjH family protein, with the protein MRRYSVLVVVALSLASGLAQANGRYQSMPPGNNGTNTDVVVDLPPEAWMQAERRQPDCLRCCIFENRNYTEGAVVKSEGVLLQCARDEQSLGTNNLIWKIVK; encoded by the coding sequence ATGAGGCGTTATTCAGTTTTAGTGGTCGTGGCCCTGTCGCTGGCGAGCGGGCTGGCGCAGGCTAACGGCCGTTATCAGTCGATGCCACCAGGTAACAATGGGACGAACACGGATGTGGTGGTGGATCTGCCGCCGGAAGCCTGGATGCAGGCAGAGCGTCGTCAGCCGGACTGTCTGCGCTGCTGCATCTTCGAAAACCGTAACTACACAGAAGGCGCGGTGGTGAAATCGGAGGGCGTGTTGCTGCAGTGTGCCCGTGATGAGCAATCGCTGGGCACCAACAATCTGATCTGGAAGATTGTGAAATAA
- the xthA gene encoding exodeoxyribonuclease III, producing MKFVSFNINGLRARPHQLEALVEQHQPDVIGLQETKVHDDMFPLEEVSKLGYHVFYHGQKGHYGVALLTKAQPVSVSRGFPGDDEEAQRRLIIAELPSPVGDITVINGYFPQGESRNHPTKFPAKEKFYRDLQRLLTDDLPADKPVLIMGDMNISSTDLDIGIGEESRKRWLRTGKCSFLPEEREWMDRLLGWGLVDTWREQNPAVADRFSWFDYRSKGFDDNRGLRIDLLLASKNLAAHCVESGIDYEIRRMEKPSDHAPVWSTFRF from the coding sequence ATGAAATTTGTTTCATTTAACATCAACGGTTTGCGTGCCCGCCCGCATCAGTTAGAGGCGCTCGTCGAACAGCATCAACCCGATGTTATCGGTCTGCAGGAAACCAAAGTCCATGACGACATGTTCCCGCTGGAAGAGGTGTCAAAGCTCGGCTATCACGTCTTCTATCACGGGCAGAAAGGCCATTACGGCGTCGCGTTGCTGACCAAAGCTCAGCCGGTCTCTGTCAGCCGTGGCTTCCCGGGTGACGACGAGGAGGCCCAGCGCCGTCTGATTATCGCAGAACTTCCCAGCCCGGTCGGCGATATCACGGTGATCAACGGCTACTTCCCGCAGGGTGAAAGTCGCAACCACCCGACCAAGTTTCCCGCCAAAGAGAAGTTCTACCGCGATCTGCAGCGTCTGCTGACCGACGATCTGCCTGCCGATAAGCCGGTGCTGATTATGGGCGATATGAATATCAGCAGCACCGACCTGGATATCGGTATCGGTGAGGAAAGCCGCAAGCGCTGGCTGCGCACCGGCAAGTGCTCTTTCCTGCCGGAAGAGCGTGAGTGGATGGACCGCTTGCTGGGCTGGGGTCTGGTAGATACGTGGCGTGAGCAGAATCCGGCGGTCGCCGATCGCTTCTCCTGGTTCGACTACCGGTCTAAAGGCTTCGATGACAACCGCGGACTGCGCATCGACCTGCTGCTGGCCAGCAAAAACCTGGCCGCGCACTGCGTGGAGAGCGGCATCGACTATGAGATCCGGCGCATGGAGAAGCCGTCTGACCACGCGCCTGTCTGGTCAACTTTCCGCTTTTAA
- the purU gene encoding formyltetrahydrofolate deformylase — MQAQTMQRKVLRTICPDAKGLIAKITNICYKHELNIVQNNEFVDHRTGRFFMRTELEGIFNDNTLLADLDSALPQGSVRELHSAGRRRVVILVTKEAHCLGDLLMKSAFGGLDMEIAAVVGNHDTLRSLVERFDIPFVLVSHEGLTREEHDNRMAEEIDRYQPDYVVLAKYMRVLTPAFVQRYPNQIINIHHSFLPAFIGARPYHQAYERGVKIIGATAHYVNDNLDEGPIIMQDVINVDHSYTADEMMRAGRDVEKNVLSNALYKVLGQRVFVYGNRTIIL, encoded by the coding sequence ATGCAAGCGCAAACCATGCAAAGAAAAGTTTTACGAACCATTTGTCCCGATGCAAAAGGTCTGATCGCCAAAATCACCAATATCTGTTACAAGCACGAACTGAATATCGTGCAGAACAATGAGTTTGTTGATCATCGCACCGGGCGCTTTTTCATGCGCACCGAGCTGGAAGGGATTTTTAACGACAACACACTGCTTGCCGATCTCGACAGCGCCCTGCCTCAGGGTTCGGTACGTGAACTGCACAGTGCCGGCCGTCGTCGCGTCGTCATTCTGGTCACCAAAGAGGCGCACTGCCTGGGCGATCTGCTGATGAAAAGCGCATTTGGCGGTCTGGACATGGAAATTGCAGCGGTCGTGGGCAACCACGATACCCTGCGTTCGCTGGTCGAGCGCTTCGATATTCCGTTTGTGCTGGTAAGCCATGAAGGGTTAACGCGTGAAGAGCACGACAACCGCATGGCAGAAGAGATTGACCGCTATCAGCCCGATTACGTCGTGCTGGCGAAATATATGCGCGTGCTGACGCCGGCCTTCGTGCAGCGTTACCCGAACCAGATCATCAACATTCACCACTCGTTCCTGCCCGCCTTTATCGGCGCCCGTCCTTATCACCAGGCGTATGAGCGTGGGGTGAAGATCATCGGGGCGACTGCGCACTATGTGAATGACAATCTCGATGAAGGCCCGATCATCATGCAGGATGTGATCAACGTCGATCACAGCTATACCGCGGATGAGATGATGCGAGCCGGTCGTGACGTCGAGAAGAATGTCCTGAGCAATGCGCTGTACAAAGTACTGGGGCAGCGTGTGTTTGTTTACGGTAACCGGACGATCATTCTTTAA
- a CDS encoding YchJ family protein yields the protein MSKICPCCSGEQYSVCCEPFLQGKQIPVTAEQLMRSRYCAYVEHNADYLVATWHPDKRHPGLSGLLSESFPGTEWLSLNVTCCNHGRHENEASVTFFARYREKTNIHAIHECSRFLREDQRWYYVDGTAPSTGRNDPCPCGSGKKYKKCCG from the coding sequence GTGTCAAAAATCTGCCCATGCTGTAGCGGGGAGCAGTATAGCGTATGTTGCGAGCCCTTTCTGCAGGGTAAACAGATTCCTGTTACAGCTGAACAACTTATGCGATCCCGCTATTGCGCCTATGTTGAGCATAATGCGGACTATCTGGTTGCAACCTGGCACCCTGACAAACGCCATCCGGGCCTGTCCGGGCTTTTATCTGAAAGTTTTCCGGGCACCGAATGGCTTAGCCTGAATGTAACCTGTTGTAATCATGGACGCCACGAGAACGAAGCCTCTGTGACCTTTTTTGCGCGTTATCGCGAGAAAACGAACATTCATGCCATTCATGAGTGTTCACGCTTTCTTCGCGAGGATCAACGCTGGTACTATGTTGACGGTACCGCGCCCTCAACAGGCCGTAACGATCCCTGCCCCTGCGGCAGTGGCAAAAAATACAAAAAATGTTGTGGCTGA
- the rssA gene encoding patatin-like phospholipase RssA: MRKVKIGLALGSGAAKGWAHIGVINALERAGIEIDVVAGCSVGALVGSAYVNHRLPLMEKWVSAFRYWDVIRLMDVSWQRGGLLRGERVFNHVRQLIPNDAIEACHKPFGVVATNLSTGRELWLTEGGLHQAVRASCSMPGLLPPVGYNGYWLVDGAVVNPVPISLTRALGADIVIAVDLQHDAHLMQQDLFSVTPQNSEEEAAAAALSWGGKLRQRLVSFTQRRASQSPGAMEIMSTSIQVLENRLKRNRMAGDPPDVLIQPVCPQISTLDFHRAEEAIEAGRAAVEKKMDELLPLVRGR, from the coding sequence ATGAGAAAGGTAAAAATTGGATTGGCTCTGGGGTCAGGAGCCGCCAAAGGATGGGCACATATTGGCGTGATTAATGCGCTGGAGCGTGCAGGTATTGAGATCGACGTCGTCGCTGGCTGCTCTGTGGGCGCGCTGGTGGGATCTGCCTATGTCAATCATCGCCTGCCGCTGATGGAAAAATGGGTCAGTGCATTCCGCTACTGGGATGTGATTCGCCTGATGGATGTCTCCTGGCAGCGTGGCGGCCTGTTACGCGGGGAGCGGGTGTTTAATCATGTCCGTCAGCTTATTCCGAATGATGCTATCGAAGCGTGCCACAAACCCTTTGGCGTGGTGGCAACCAACCTCAGCACCGGCCGTGAACTCTGGCTGACGGAGGGGGGGCTGCATCAGGCCGTTCGGGCTTCCTGCAGTATGCCAGGTTTATTACCGCCCGTGGGCTACAATGGGTATTGGCTGGTGGATGGTGCCGTCGTCAATCCGGTGCCGATTTCACTGACCCGGGCCCTGGGGGCAGACATTGTGATCGCCGTGGACTTACAGCATGACGCGCATCTCATGCAGCAGGATCTCTTTTCCGTCACGCCTCAGAACAGTGAAGAAGAAGCGGCCGCAGCGGCCTTAAGCTGGGGCGGAAAGCTCCGACAGCGGCTGGTGAGTTTCACCCAGCGTCGGGCTTCGCAGTCACCCGGCGCGATGGAGATCATGTCGACCTCTATCCAGGTGCTGGAGAATCGTCTGAAAAGAAATCGGATGGCAGGCGATCCACCCGACGTATTGATCCAGCCGGTCTGTCCGCAGATTTCAACGCTGGACTTTCATCGGGCTGAAGAAGCGATTGA